One genomic region from Candidatus Caldarchaeum subterraneum encodes:
- a CDS encoding fructose-bisphosphate aldolase, class I, which yields MLGAGHGIRLGRIFRGDGRTLIFAIDHGFFMGPVKGVEKPLEVLEKVVEAGADAVMTTYGIMKNYASSLARKDLGWILTLLDTSPTTVEKSVASAVALGADAVKVFVSYGSENMKRDLDILWAVNMACREYGLPVLAEMYPVSRPSPEEVAKMARIGAEYGGDFVKTVYTGDAASFRYVVETCPVPVVVLGGEKIESEQQVLEMVRDSVSVGGAGAAIGRNIFQHPDPADITRALVKIIHSDTQRRL from the coding sequence ATGCTTGGGGCTGGACATGGGATTAGGCTTGGACGGATTTTCCGAGGCGATGGACGGACGTTGATTTTCGCGATTGACCACGGTTTCTTCATGGGCCCCGTGAAAGGCGTAGAAAAACCGCTCGAGGTTTTGGAGAAGGTGGTTGAAGCAGGTGCCGACGCTGTGATGACCACCTATGGAATCATGAAAAACTATGCATCATCTCTCGCCCGTAAAGACCTCGGCTGGATACTGACTTTGCTGGACACCTCGCCTACAACCGTTGAGAAAAGCGTGGCCTCGGCGGTTGCGCTGGGCGCTGACGCGGTGAAGGTCTTCGTGAGCTACGGCTCCGAAAACATGAAACGAGACCTGGATATTCTCTGGGCGGTTAACATGGCGTGCCGCGAGTATGGCTTGCCCGTGCTCGCCGAAATGTATCCCGTCTCGAGGCCTTCGCCCGAAGAGGTGGCGAAGATGGCCCGCATAGGGGCAGAGTATGGCGGCGATTTTGTTAAAACCGTTTACACGGGAGACGCGGCCAGCTTCCGATACGTGGTGGAGACATGCCCCGTCCCCGTTGTGGTTCTCGGTGGCGAGAAAATAGAGTCGGAGCAGCAGGTTCTGGAGATGGTCAGGGATAGTGTTTCCGTCGGTGGAGCGGGTGCCGCCATAGGGCGAAATATTTTCCAGCATCCCGACCCCGCGGACATCACAAGGGCCCTGGTCAAAATCATCCACAGTGATACTCAACGGCGACTATGA
- a CDS encoding Ca2+-transporting ATPase: MSQTVVEEVSWHSLSVEEVVARLGTDPVNGLSSEEAQRRLRIFGPNELEPPKKTSPIKIFLKQFANILIGILLIAIVISAFFGEWVDSLVIAVIVFFVAVVGFAQEYRAEKTLEALKKMLTQSVTVVRDGREREVSYKELVPGDIVILTTGTKIAADLRVIESINLQTNEAALTGESSPVQKKIDPLPRDLALGDRVNMAFAGTIVTYGRGKGVVVATGQRTEFGKIAAATTVIEEEKTPLERRMDEIGKKFAVIAAAAIVVIFAVELFRELASGDFSLNFIIEVLLFAVALAVAVVPEALPGIVTGTLAIGTGIMARRNALVRRLPAVETLGSTQVICFDKTGTLTTNQMTVRKVYVDDQLIDVDTLEKPSTTLKLLMDTSVLCNDAVVEIVNGRETVRGDPTEGALILLAKRLGWDFEALRKTHPRLHEIPFTSERKMMTTFHKTQSGDVAGYMKGAVEVVLPKCDIVYNNGEKHSLDEQTRARILSVAEQMASSGLRVLALAHKPDADNDFEEKGFVFLGLVGMMDPPRPEVYDAVKKAHEAGIRTVMVTGDHKLTAVAVAREVGIMKEGDMVLTGEELDKLSDKELDNIVEHVVVYARISPLHKLRIVEAWKRKGYVVAMTGDGVNDAPALKRADIGVSMGITGTDVAKEASDIMLADDNFATIVKAVELGRWIYGNVRKYLTYLLKANLVEVIVITAVALFIAELLGLRGEDTLPLLPVHILYINLATDGLPAIALGFAPPDPDIMKRKPTPKNEPVFNREVVAMLVTAVAVTTPLYLIGYVAAVPEGVEHARTRLFLMFIANELVLALSCRSLVYTNFEAKPHKWLLISIAWEITLIMAILTIPGAAQLLSLTTPTTADLVWIIGGALFVYLTVETSKIIRRRWS; the protein is encoded by the coding sequence TTGTCCCAGACAGTCGTCGAGGAAGTGAGCTGGCATAGTTTGTCGGTGGAGGAGGTTGTTGCGAGGCTTGGCACAGACCCTGTTAACGGGCTGTCTAGCGAAGAGGCGCAGAGACGGCTGAGGATATTTGGCCCCAACGAGCTTGAGCCGCCGAAAAAAACCTCGCCCATCAAAATCTTTCTCAAACAATTCGCGAACATACTGATCGGGATACTGCTCATAGCCATCGTCATCTCGGCTTTTTTCGGCGAATGGGTTGACTCGCTTGTCATAGCGGTCATCGTCTTTTTTGTCGCGGTGGTCGGGTTTGCGCAGGAGTACCGGGCGGAGAAAACCCTCGAAGCTCTCAAGAAAATGCTGACCCAGTCTGTCACGGTGGTCAGAGATGGGAGAGAACGTGAAGTCTCCTACAAGGAGCTTGTGCCAGGCGACATCGTCATCCTCACAACGGGAACAAAAATTGCAGCGGACCTCCGTGTGATTGAGTCAATCAACCTTCAGACAAACGAGGCCGCGTTGACGGGTGAGTCATCACCTGTGCAGAAAAAGATTGACCCTCTGCCGCGGGACCTTGCACTGGGCGACAGAGTAAACATGGCGTTTGCCGGTACAATAGTGACATACGGCCGTGGAAAAGGCGTCGTGGTGGCGACCGGGCAGCGGACAGAGTTCGGCAAAATAGCGGCCGCTACAACTGTGATAGAGGAGGAGAAAACACCTCTCGAGAGGAGAATGGATGAGATTGGAAAAAAGTTCGCAGTAATAGCCGCGGCCGCGATAGTGGTTATCTTCGCGGTGGAGCTTTTCCGCGAGCTGGCGTCGGGAGATTTTTCACTCAACTTCATAATCGAGGTTCTGCTCTTCGCCGTGGCTCTCGCTGTGGCGGTGGTTCCCGAAGCCCTTCCCGGCATTGTGACAGGCACCCTCGCCATCGGAACAGGCATAATGGCTAGGAGAAACGCCCTCGTCAGAAGACTGCCTGCGGTGGAGACACTCGGCTCCACACAGGTCATCTGCTTCGACAAAACAGGTACTCTCACAACCAACCAAATGACGGTCAGAAAAGTCTACGTAGACGACCAGCTCATCGACGTAGACACGTTGGAAAAACCTTCGACAACCCTCAAACTACTCATGGACACGAGCGTCCTCTGCAACGACGCCGTGGTCGAGATTGTTAATGGACGGGAGACCGTTAGAGGCGACCCAACAGAAGGGGCCTTGATTCTGCTGGCGAAGAGGCTTGGCTGGGATTTCGAAGCGCTGAGGAAAACACATCCACGCCTCCATGAGATTCCATTCACTTCAGAGCGGAAAATGATGACAACTTTCCACAAAACACAGAGCGGCGACGTGGCAGGATACATGAAGGGCGCGGTCGAGGTTGTCCTACCCAAGTGCGACATCGTCTACAATAACGGAGAGAAGCATAGTCTTGACGAACAGACGAGAGCTAGGATTCTTTCTGTTGCTGAGCAGATGGCCTCTTCGGGTTTACGTGTGCTGGCGTTGGCCCATAAACCTGACGCAGATAATGATTTCGAGGAGAAGGGGTTTGTTTTCTTGGGGTTGGTTGGGATGATGGACCCGCCGAGGCCCGAGGTCTACGACGCTGTGAAGAAGGCCCATGAAGCAGGCATCAGGACGGTGATGGTCACGGGAGACCACAAGCTCACGGCTGTGGCGGTTGCACGTGAAGTCGGCATAATGAAGGAGGGGGACATGGTTCTAACAGGCGAGGAGCTCGACAAGCTCTCTGACAAGGAGTTGGACAACATAGTTGAACACGTGGTCGTCTACGCACGCATCTCACCCCTTCATAAATTGAGGATTGTTGAGGCATGGAAGAGGAAAGGATACGTCGTCGCCATGACAGGGGACGGCGTAAACGATGCACCCGCCCTGAAGAGAGCCGACATAGGGGTCTCGATGGGCATAACCGGTACAGATGTTGCGAAAGAAGCCTCGGACATCATGCTCGCAGACGACAACTTCGCGACAATCGTGAAAGCCGTGGAGCTTGGCCGATGGATTTATGGAAACGTCCGGAAATATCTCACCTATCTTCTCAAAGCAAACCTCGTAGAAGTCATTGTGATAACGGCGGTGGCTCTATTCATCGCGGAGCTGCTGGGGCTGAGGGGTGAAGACACTTTGCCGCTTCTCCCCGTCCACATACTCTACATCAACCTCGCCACCGACGGGCTACCTGCAATAGCGCTGGGTTTTGCTCCACCCGACCCTGACATCATGAAACGAAAACCGACACCGAAGAACGAGCCCGTCTTCAACAGAGAAGTGGTAGCCATGCTTGTCACAGCCGTTGCTGTGACCACGCCCCTCTACCTCATAGGCTATGTGGCAGCTGTTCCCGAGGGGGTGGAACACGCGAGAACAAGGCTTTTCCTCATGTTCATCGCCAATGAGCTTGTGCTGGCCCTGAGCTGCCGCTCCCTCGTGTACACAAACTTTGAAGCAAAACCACACAAATGGCTACTCATTTCCATCGCATGGGAAATAACGCTCATCATGGCCATACTCACAATACCTGGAGCAGCCCAGCTCCTAAGCCTCACAACACCCACCACAGCAGACCTCGTCTGGATAATCGGAGGCGCTCTATTCGTCTACCTCACCGTCGAAACCTCAAAAATAATCAGAAGAAGATGGTCATGA
- a CDS encoding glutamyl-tRNA(Gln) amidotransferase subunit E, giving the protein MYDKVGLKVGLEVHRQLDTRRKLFCDCPTEPAEGPVIKITRYLREAQSELGEVDPAAVFESKKRKKIIYHINPSNVCLVEMDEEPPHDLNPEAVETALQIAALLKATPVDEIHVMRKIVIDGSNTSGFQRTCIVALGGELVVDGKKIPIQTVTLEEDAAKIVSTSRGVVEYDLSRLGIPLIEIATAPVISSPQEAARVAQAIGKVLRATRRVKRGIGTVRQDLNVSISGGAVTEIKGVQELELIPLVVELEVKRQLHLLEVAEELRKRLGSQPLPPPEYIDVTHVFQNTKSSMVRKKLETGGRAYALKLVKFAGLLSKEPVKGIRLGSELAGHAKAWAEVEGILHTDELPAYGITAEEVKMLREAVGAGEQDAVVMVVDEEARALEALRAVYERAAQAVEGVPGETRAAKPDGLTVYMRPRPGSARMYPETDIPPLPITREYVEKILSSLPETLDQTAERLAKTYSLSTQLVQALIDEEKEELFEQIVRATGLPATVVAATLTETMRNLRREGYPVQNLSDHMLAEILHSLASGLFSKEAVPDIIGWMSKNPGASVEDAVKSLGLSHVSSKELEKEVEELVQRHAAEAGDPRLVNRLMGDLMRKYRGKVDGKLLHSILVEKIEAVKQRA; this is encoded by the coding sequence TTGTATGACAAGGTTGGTCTGAAGGTTGGGCTCGAGGTTCACAGACAGCTCGACACAAGGCGGAAGCTCTTCTGCGACTGTCCAACAGAACCCGCCGAGGGCCCAGTCATCAAAATAACACGTTATCTCAGAGAAGCTCAGAGCGAGCTGGGCGAAGTAGACCCCGCGGCTGTCTTCGAGTCAAAGAAAAGGAAGAAAATCATCTATCACATCAACCCGTCGAACGTCTGCCTGGTCGAGATGGATGAGGAGCCTCCGCATGACCTCAACCCCGAAGCCGTTGAAACAGCTCTCCAGATAGCCGCGCTACTCAAAGCAACCCCCGTCGACGAAATCCATGTCATGCGCAAAATAGTGATAGATGGCTCCAACACCTCAGGGTTTCAGAGAACATGCATCGTCGCGCTCGGCGGCGAGCTTGTTGTCGACGGCAAAAAAATCCCGATACAAACCGTGACACTTGAAGAGGATGCGGCGAAGATAGTTTCCACAAGCAGAGGCGTCGTCGAGTATGATTTGTCTCGACTGGGCATTCCCTTGATTGAGATTGCAACCGCTCCTGTGATTAGCTCTCCTCAGGAGGCCGCGAGGGTTGCGCAGGCTATTGGCAAGGTTCTGCGTGCTACACGGAGGGTGAAGCGCGGGATTGGGACGGTTAGACAGGACCTCAACGTCTCCATATCCGGTGGAGCGGTCACCGAGATAAAGGGTGTTCAGGAGCTTGAGCTGATACCTCTTGTCGTGGAGCTCGAGGTAAAACGGCAGCTACATCTTCTCGAGGTCGCCGAGGAGCTGCGGAAACGACTCGGAAGCCAGCCTCTCCCACCACCCGAATACATTGACGTGACACATGTTTTCCAAAACACCAAATCCTCGATGGTGAGGAAGAAGCTGGAGACAGGGGGCAGAGCATACGCTCTAAAGCTGGTCAAGTTCGCGGGCCTGTTATCCAAGGAGCCGGTGAAAGGCATTAGGCTGGGGTCCGAGCTGGCTGGACATGCGAAGGCGTGGGCCGAGGTTGAAGGCATACTGCATACCGACGAGCTGCCCGCCTACGGCATCACAGCGGAGGAGGTTAAGATGCTGAGAGAAGCTGTAGGCGCTGGCGAGCAGGACGCCGTGGTCATGGTTGTCGACGAAGAGGCCAGGGCCTTGGAGGCTTTGAGAGCGGTTTATGAGAGGGCTGCGCAGGCGGTGGAGGGTGTCCCGGGTGAGACACGAGCAGCCAAGCCTGATGGGTTGACGGTCTACATGAGGCCGCGGCCCGGCTCCGCGCGGATGTATCCCGAGACCGACATACCGCCTCTCCCAATAACCCGTGAATATGTGGAAAAAATCCTCAGCAGCCTCCCCGAGACACTCGACCAAACAGCCGAGAGACTCGCCAAAACATACAGCCTAAGCACCCAGCTTGTCCAAGCCCTGATAGACGAGGAAAAAGAGGAATTATTTGAGCAAATAGTCCGAGCAACGGGCCTTCCAGCCACCGTCGTCGCTGCGACGCTCACCGAGACCATGAGAAACCTCCGCCGCGAAGGTTATCCAGTGCAAAACCTGTCAGACCACATGCTCGCCGAAATACTCCACTCACTTGCATCGGGGCTTTTCTCGAAAGAAGCTGTGCCCGACATAATCGGCTGGATGTCTAAAAACCCCGGGGCATCTGTGGAGGATGCTGTGAAAAGCCTAGGACTCTCACATGTTTCGTCGAAGGAGCTTGAGAAAGAGGTTGAGGAGCTTGTCCAGAGGCATGCCGCAGAGGCTGGGGACCCGCGGCTGGTTAACAGGCTGATGGGTGACTTGATGAGGAAATATCGAGGGAAGGTGGATGGCAAGCTTCTCCACAGCATCCTGGTGGAGAAGATAGAGGCTGTTAAGCAGCGGGCTTAG
- a CDS encoding 2-haloacid dehalogenase: MRLLKAVLFDFDNTLVDSAAVLPLARRRVAEEIVAYYGNSLDVEEVAQVVAWVEHVAERQGLLDRDLIWEHVIHNLKVDSLPPSETLRRWSNIYWTEYAMGPLFPDTVSVLENLGRRYVLGVVTNTDGMPGMKMRRLEKSGLLKFFKAVVIAGEDVPETKPSPRPFLHAAKLLNVKPEECIMVGDDPINDVLGAKSAGMYSVLLDKQGGKPYPVKPDHIVKSLRELLPLLDA, translated from the coding sequence ATGCGGTTGCTGAAAGCTGTTCTGTTCGATTTTGATAATACGTTGGTTGACTCGGCTGCGGTTCTTCCGCTGGCTCGTCGGCGGGTCGCTGAGGAGATTGTGGCATATTACGGGAACTCACTGGACGTTGAGGAGGTTGCTCAGGTGGTTGCATGGGTTGAGCATGTTGCTGAGCGGCAGGGCCTTCTGGACCGGGACCTGATTTGGGAGCATGTGATACATAACCTCAAGGTGGACAGTCTACCCCCATCTGAAACCCTTCGCAGATGGAGCAACATCTACTGGACAGAGTACGCGATGGGCCCTCTTTTCCCCGACACGGTGTCCGTGCTGGAGAATCTGGGGAGAAGATATGTCCTCGGCGTGGTTACGAACACCGATGGAATGCCGGGGATGAAGATGCGGCGGCTCGAGAAAAGCGGTCTCCTCAAGTTTTTCAAAGCAGTCGTTATCGCGGGCGAAGATGTTCCCGAAACAAAGCCCAGCCCGAGGCCCTTCCTGCACGCCGCCAAACTCCTCAACGTGAAACCCGAAGAATGCATAATGGTGGGAGACGACCCGATAAACGATGTCCTAGGCGCAAAGTCCGCGGGAATGTATTCGGTTCTCCTAGATAAACAAGGAGGCAAACCCTATCCAGTCAAACCCGACCACATAGTGAAAAGTCTAAGGGAGCTTTTGCCTTTGTTGGATGCGTGA
- a CDS encoding uridylate kinase: protein MANVVLKLGGHVVFGENVDTELLKGYVKLLREAFDGGRWVVVVGGGEQARRYIAAARKIGLDEATCDEAAIKVTRVHAYLFARALGDVAVQTVPTTVDEIRYLTGFGKIVVSGGMQAGQSTMAVSIHAASVIGAERVVIASDVDGVYTDDPKKNPEAKLLPRISFTQLAEISQKVSQRAGDYQLIDTVGLAMALRTRIPLYYVNGNNLEAVRQALMGRQAGTIVAD, encoded by the coding sequence TTGGCGAACGTTGTTCTGAAGCTTGGGGGCCATGTTGTCTTTGGCGAGAACGTTGACACTGAGCTGCTGAAAGGGTATGTGAAGCTTCTCAGGGAGGCGTTTGATGGTGGGCGTTGGGTTGTGGTGGTGGGTGGCGGTGAACAGGCACGTCGTTACATAGCGGCCGCGAGAAAAATCGGCCTCGATGAAGCAACCTGTGACGAGGCGGCGATTAAGGTAACCCGTGTCCACGCCTATCTCTTCGCAAGGGCCCTGGGAGACGTGGCCGTCCAAACAGTCCCCACCACTGTTGACGAGATACGTTACTTGACGGGGTTTGGGAAAATTGTTGTTTCGGGCGGTATGCAGGCTGGTCAGTCGACGATGGCGGTCAGCATACACGCGGCCTCGGTGATTGGGGCGGAGAGAGTTGTCATCGCCAGTGATGTTGACGGAGTCTACACCGATGACCCGAAGAAAAACCCCGAGGCAAAGCTCCTGCCAAGAATCAGCTTCACCCAACTCGCCGAAATCAGCCAAAAAGTTTCACAACGAGCCGGCGACTACCAGCTCATCGACACAGTGGGCCTCGCCATGGCCCTCCGAACACGCATACCCCTCTACTACGTCAACGGAAACAACCTAGAAGCCGTCCGCCAAGCCCTCATGGGCAGACAAGCAGGAACAATAGTAGCAGATTAA
- a CDS encoding peptide chain release factor eRF subunit 1, with protein MSFMSLRRDSVSLYQFRRLLETIERLEGRGTELVTLYVPPDKSISDVINYLRQEYATAANIKSKQTRKNVQDAIESAIQRLKLFDNPGPTGLVIFSGAIPQNSGQTSKIEVYHVIPPEPITTFLYRCDSRFHTEPLKELLREKAVYGVIVIDNEEAAVAVVKGRSISELKTYTSGVPGKHHAGGQSARRFERLREMTLNDFYKRVAEKANEIFLQYPELKGVILAGPGPTKEVFAQGEYLHYSLRDKIHIVDTSYSGESGVREAVAKSADFLKEVRMVEEQRLIQRLMSEATRADGLAVYGEKQVREALRKNMVELLLISEDLDRLEVKIKCQNCGYETVFTIDSGELQTEVPKKLAEKCPVCQNQTLALAETTPLIDKLIAEAENMGVRVELISSEHEEGEMFRKAFGGVAGFLRHRGGY; from the coding sequence GTGTCGTTTATGTCGTTGAGACGGGATTCTGTTTCGCTTTACCAGTTTAGGCGTTTGCTGGAGACTATCGAGAGGCTGGAGGGCCGGGGGACGGAGCTTGTCACCCTCTATGTTCCGCCTGACAAATCCATATCCGATGTCATCAACTATCTCAGGCAGGAGTATGCCACCGCGGCTAACATCAAGTCGAAGCAGACGCGTAAAAACGTCCAAGACGCCATCGAAAGCGCTATTCAGAGGCTGAAGCTCTTCGACAACCCGGGGCCGACGGGCCTCGTCATATTCAGCGGCGCAATTCCTCAGAACAGCGGCCAGACAAGCAAAATAGAGGTTTACCATGTCATTCCACCCGAGCCGATAACCACCTTCCTCTACCGATGCGACAGCCGGTTCCACACCGAGCCGCTTAAAGAGCTTCTAAGGGAAAAAGCTGTCTACGGGGTGATTGTGATAGATAATGAGGAGGCCGCTGTCGCTGTGGTGAAGGGCCGCAGCATATCAGAGCTCAAAACATACACCTCAGGCGTCCCAGGAAAACATCACGCAGGCGGCCAGTCGGCGAGAAGGTTCGAGAGACTCCGCGAAATGACGCTCAACGACTTCTACAAACGCGTCGCCGAAAAAGCCAACGAAATCTTCCTCCAATACCCGGAGCTAAAAGGAGTGATCCTGGCGGGCCCCGGTCCCACCAAGGAGGTTTTTGCACAAGGAGAGTATCTGCACTACTCACTCCGCGACAAAATACACATAGTGGACACATCGTATTCGGGTGAGAGCGGTGTGCGAGAAGCGGTGGCGAAGTCTGCTGATTTTCTGAAGGAGGTGAGGATGGTTGAGGAGCAGCGGCTTATTCAGCGGTTGATGTCGGAGGCTACACGGGCTGACGGCTTGGCGGTGTATGGTGAGAAGCAGGTTCGCGAAGCGCTTCGCAAAAACATGGTTGAGCTTCTGCTCATCTCCGAGGACCTTGACAGGCTGGAGGTTAAGATAAAGTGTCAAAACTGCGGCTACGAGACCGTTTTCACGATAGATTCTGGAGAGCTTCAGACAGAGGTGCCGAAGAAGCTGGCGGAGAAATGTCCCGTCTGCCAGAACCAAACACTGGCCCTCGCTGAGACCACTCCGCTGATAGATAAGCTGATAGCGGAGGCGGAGAACATGGGGGTCCGTGTTGAGCTGATTTCGTCAGAGCATGAGGAGGGGGAGATGTTCAGGAAAGCCTTCGGCGGCGTGGCAGGGTTTCTGCGACACCGCGGAGGCTATTGA
- a CDS encoding glutamyl-tRNA(Gln) amidotransferase subunit D, whose translation MVSELGYGGLVAEMLNRLGVGLGDEVEVVRNGLRLRGFVMARYEYGAPDVLVLKLPNGYNIGVRIDVSTQIRKLSSAVAPSFNPPPPAQPRENLPRVMIVNTGGTIASRIDYRTGGVKPALTASDLVSIVPEIAEKANVSTEVLMQVVSENMTSAHWTAIARKVDELFRKGFDGIVITHGTDTMGYTAAALSFALQNPPAPVVLVGAQRSSDRPSSDAALNLLTAVEVAAWAPFAEVVVAMHGWHGDDNVLIHRGTRVVKLHTSSRGAFQSINASPIAVKTPQGLKILTTGFHKRGEDGYVFQPVFDERVMLVKFFPGMKPEVLELLVERMGLRGVVLEGTGLGHVASSFVPVLKGLREKGVFVGMTSQCRFGRVNMNVYENGRDLMRAGAVPLDNMLPETAMVKLMWVLGKLGEKASYETVKNLMLKDICGEIGGRTGPQPLFAGDAEIV comes from the coding sequence ATGGTCTCTGAGCTTGGCTACGGCGGGCTTGTTGCGGAGATGTTGAATAGGCTTGGTGTGGGGCTTGGTGACGAGGTTGAGGTTGTGAGAAATGGGCTGCGGCTCCGCGGGTTTGTGATGGCGCGTTACGAGTATGGGGCGCCGGATGTCCTGGTTCTGAAGCTTCCGAACGGCTACAACATAGGTGTACGCATCGATGTCTCTACACAGATACGTAAGCTCTCCTCAGCCGTCGCGCCTTCGTTCAACCCGCCTCCACCCGCCCAGCCTCGGGAAAACCTGCCGCGCGTAATGATTGTCAACACAGGCGGCACCATAGCCAGCAGAATAGACTACCGGACCGGAGGAGTAAAACCAGCTCTCACGGCATCGGACCTCGTCAGCATAGTTCCCGAAATCGCTGAGAAAGCAAACGTCTCAACCGAGGTCCTGATGCAGGTTGTTAGCGAGAACATGACATCCGCTCACTGGACAGCGATTGCGCGGAAGGTGGATGAACTCTTCCGCAAAGGCTTCGACGGCATAGTCATCACCCACGGCACCGACACCATGGGATACACGGCGGCAGCCCTAAGCTTCGCATTACAGAACCCGCCCGCACCGGTTGTTCTCGTAGGTGCACAACGCTCCTCCGACAGGCCCTCCAGCGACGCGGCGCTGAACCTTTTGACGGCTGTTGAGGTGGCTGCGTGGGCGCCTTTCGCGGAGGTCGTTGTGGCTATGCATGGATGGCATGGGGATGATAATGTCTTGATACATAGGGGGACACGTGTGGTCAAACTCCACACAAGCAGCAGGGGCGCTTTCCAGTCAATCAACGCCAGCCCCATCGCTGTCAAAACACCCCAGGGCCTCAAAATCCTCACCACAGGCTTCCACAAACGGGGAGAAGATGGATACGTGTTCCAGCCCGTGTTTGACGAGAGAGTAATGCTTGTGAAGTTTTTCCCGGGCATGAAGCCGGAGGTGCTGGAGCTTCTGGTTGAGAGAATGGGTTTGCGTGGAGTGGTTCTCGAGGGGACGGGGTTGGGCCATGTGGCCTCTAGCTTTGTGCCTGTTTTGAAGGGCTTGAGGGAAAAAGGTGTCTTCGTGGGGATGACGAGCCAGTGCAGATTTGGGCGTGTGAACATGAATGTTTACGAGAACGGGAGAGACTTGATGAGGGCTGGTGCTGTTCCTCTGGACAATATGTTGCCCGAGACCGCCATGGTTAAGCTTATGTGGGTTCTCGGCAAACTGGGCGAAAAAGCCTCATATGAGACGGTGAAAAACCTCATGCTCAAAGACATATGCGGAGAAATTGGGGGAAGAACGGGGCCGCAGCCACTTTTCGCAGGTGATGCAGAGATTGTATGA
- a CDS encoding pyruvate formate-lyase activating enzyme, translated as MYGVMSTSCRLCGSPKTARTLSVCVECLREREEKALPYALDAHRSSRKMFGLPPEPPRTVGGIPCRLCAAECVMGDGEIGFCGVRGNRGGRMFSPTSHGKALLHYYLDPHVTNCCNAYFCPAGTGAGYPRYACREGPEHGYYNLALFFYGCSLNCLFCQNWTHKLISRAPQTSVDELVELTLNNKRISCWCWFGGSPEPQLPFAVEASRRIVETKPSNRVMRICYEWNGDGNPALVKKAVETVAESGGNVKFDLKAFTPAVHKALTGLDNRRILENFEMVYRGFYERRPGLPVLGATTLLVPGYVDAVEVEMIARFIASLDENIPYSLLVFHPEFMMDEMPITPGKQVWECYRAATKHLRRVNIGNLHLLGLAKKPSQ; from the coding sequence ATGTATGGTGTCATGTCGACGAGCTGCCGTCTCTGTGGCTCTCCAAAGACAGCGAGAACGCTCTCCGTGTGTGTAGAGTGTTTGAGGGAAAGAGAGGAGAAGGCTTTGCCCTATGCTCTTGATGCCCACAGGTCGAGTAGAAAAATGTTCGGGCTTCCGCCTGAGCCTCCGAGGACGGTGGGCGGGATTCCGTGCAGGCTGTGTGCCGCTGAATGTGTTATGGGAGATGGTGAGATTGGGTTCTGTGGTGTGAGGGGCAACCGTGGAGGCAGAATGTTTTCGCCCACATCACATGGGAAAGCTCTGCTACACTATTACCTCGACCCGCATGTAACCAACTGCTGCAACGCCTACTTCTGCCCAGCCGGCACAGGCGCCGGCTACCCTAGATACGCGTGTAGAGAAGGGCCCGAGCATGGCTACTACAACTTGGCTCTCTTCTTCTACGGCTGCAGCCTCAACTGCCTCTTCTGCCAAAACTGGACACACAAGCTAATCAGCAGAGCACCCCAGACCTCGGTCGACGAGCTTGTCGAGCTCACACTCAACAACAAGCGGATATCTTGCTGGTGCTGGTTCGGCGGCTCACCGGAGCCTCAGCTCCCCTTCGCCGTCGAGGCTTCGCGGAGAATTGTGGAAACCAAGCCGAGCAACAGGGTTATGAGAATCTGCTATGAATGGAACGGGGACGGAAACCCCGCGCTTGTCAAGAAAGCTGTTGAAACTGTTGCGGAAAGCGGGGGCAACGTCAAATTCGACCTTAAAGCCTTCACACCAGCTGTCCACAAGGCTTTGACGGGACTTGACAACAGGCGCATACTGGAGAATTTTGAGATGGTTTACCGCGGGTTTTACGAGAGGAGGCCGGGTCTGCCTGTTCTAGGGGCCACGACTCTTCTCGTCCCCGGCTACGTTGACGCGGTGGAGGTTGAGATGATAGCGCGGTTCATCGCTTCACTCGACGAAAACATCCCCTACAGCCTTCTGGTCTTCCACCCCGAGTTCATGATGGACGAGATGCCGATAACGCCTGGGAAACAGGTGTGGGAATGCTACCGAGCCGCCACAAAACATCTCAGAAGAGTCAACATCGGAAACCTACATCTACTCGGCCTCGCAAAAAAGCCGTCGCAGTAA